One segment of Chroococcidiopsis sp. TS-821 DNA contains the following:
- a CDS encoding SIMPL domain-containing protein → MSLFYVNSLRESSNKYHARNINPLREVFLVTGLFLAFTSPVMAQQPQIPDQIRTITVSGRGMESIPTTLTQVRLGVEVQGKTAAEVQQEAARRSSAVVALLKARNVERLETTGITLNPIYSYSDNTQRLTGYSATNIVSFRIATERTGNLLDEAVKAGATRIDSVSFMATDSAIAQAQQQALREATQDAQQQANTVLSVLNLSPSEVISIQINNAGTTPPPPIPLARQAAMAESVATTPVVGGEQQVEATVTLQIRY, encoded by the coding sequence ATGAGTCTTTTTTATGTAAATTCTCTACGTGAAAGTAGTAATAAATATCATGCTCGCAATATCAATCCGTTACGCGAAGTATTTTTAGTAACAGGATTATTTTTGGCGTTTACTTCTCCTGTTATGGCACAACAACCGCAAATACCCGATCAAATACGTACTATTACCGTGAGCGGTCGCGGAATGGAATCAATTCCTACAACGTTGACTCAAGTGCGTCTAGGAGTAGAAGTACAAGGAAAAACAGCAGCTGAAGTTCAACAAGAAGCCGCCCGACGCTCATCAGCTGTTGTCGCTTTACTCAAGGCGCGTAATGTCGAAAGACTCGAAACTACGGGTATTACTCTTAACCCAATTTATAGCTACAGTGATAATACACAACGGTTGACAGGATATTCCGCAACAAATATTGTCAGTTTTCGGATTGCGACTGAAAGAACAGGAAATTTATTAGATGAAGCGGTAAAAGCGGGAGCAACCCGCATCGACAGTGTCAGTTTTATGGCAACAGATAGCGCGATCGCCCAAGCCCAACAGCAAGCTTTACGCGAAGCGACACAAGACGCGCAACAACAAGCAAATACTGTATTAAGTGTCTTAAATCTCTCGCCTAGCGAAGTCATCAGTATTCAAATTAATAATGCGGGTACCACCCCTCCACCACCTATTCCCTTAGCACGTCAAGCAGCGATGGCTGAGAGTGTTGCAACTACCCCTGTTGTCGGTGGGGAACAGCAAGTTGAAGCAACGGTAACGCTGCAAATTCGTTACTAG
- a CDS encoding single-stranded DNA-binding protein yields the protein MSLNVVTLVGRVGGEPDIKYFESGSVKCRLTLAVRRQSRNSDEPDWFTLELWGKTAEIAGNYVHKGSLIGVKGALKFDTWSDRNTGATRTSPIILVEKLDLLGSKQDNNANFSSSDDSF from the coding sequence ATGAGTCTGAATGTTGTAACTTTAGTAGGTCGTGTTGGTGGCGAACCAGATATCAAGTATTTTGAATCTGGAAGTGTCAAGTGTCGGTTAACGTTAGCGGTAAGACGGCAGTCACGTAATAGCGATGAACCTGACTGGTTTACCTTGGAATTATGGGGTAAAACTGCAGAAATTGCGGGTAATTATGTCCATAAAGGTAGTCTGATTGGAGTCAAAGGCGCTTTAAAGTTTGATACTTGGAGCGATCGCAACACAGGTGCAACGCGTACGTCACCGATTATCCTTGTGGAGAAGCTAGATCTTTTGGGTTCTAAACAAGATAACAATGCTAATTTTTCTAGCAGTGACGACAGTTTCTAA
- a CDS encoding ester cyclase, producing the protein MLSEQNRAIALRFAQAGWGTNQGWEKICDELMTPDVAYPFNSNATPIVELEANKAFNTSLFQGFPSIKHRIEDVIAEGEKVVCRTTLERTHTGEFLGIPPTGKLAKNINDFTLLRIVNSKIVEWWYECNLLEVIKQLGLIA; encoded by the coding sequence ATGCTTAGTGAGCAAAATCGAGCGATCGCCCTTCGCTTTGCCCAAGCGGGATGGGGAACAAATCAAGGTTGGGAGAAAATCTGCGATGAGTTAATGACTCCTGATGTAGCTTACCCCTTTAATAGCAACGCCACGCCAATTGTGGAGCTGGAAGCCAATAAAGCATTCAACACCAGTTTGTTTCAAGGATTCCCCAGTATCAAGCACAGGATAGAAGATGTGATTGCGGAAGGCGAGAAAGTAGTGTGTCGCACAACGCTGGAAAGAACTCACACAGGCGAATTTTTGGGTATTCCTCCCACGGGGAAATTAGCTAAGAATATCAATGATTTCACGCTGCTGCGGATTGTCAATAGCAAAATTGTAGAATGGTGGTACGAATGTAATTTATTAGAAGTTATCAAACAGCTTGGCTTAATAGCCTGA
- a CDS encoding AraC family transcriptional regulator — MGVTALETDGIASKRYSDFIANALAIHLLYRYSTYKSSFRHYARRLSHQQLTQVINYINEHLDRNLSLTELASLTQLSPYHFARLFKQSTGIAPHQYYIHCRSVSLAKDILTIISSVSSG; from the coding sequence TTGGGAGTAACAGCACTAGAAACTGACGGAATTGCTAGCAAACGTTATTCTGATTTCATAGCAAATGCTCTAGCTATCCATCTTCTTTACCGATATTCAACATATAAATCTAGTTTTCGGCACTATGCCAGAAGATTATCTCATCAGCAACTCACACAGGTCATTAATTATATTAACGAGCATTTAGATCGAAATTTGAGCTTGACTGAATTAGCAAGTCTAACTCAACTGAGTCCCTATCACTTTGCCCGTCTCTTCAAGCAATCCACAGGTATTGCACCTCACCAATATTACATTCATTGCCGTTCGGTTTCGCTAGCCAAGGACATCTTAACTATCATTTCAAGCGTATCGTCGGGGTAA
- the ldpA gene encoding circadian clock protein LdpA has protein sequence MTDLYKPLCSLKEGHWFKLICGASFQHLPAVRNLTLAYTLAGADCIDVAADPAVIAAAQEALAVAKSLASDAQQRGFAYQSRPWLMVSLNDGEDPHFRKAEFNPQACPVACPRPCEKICPAQAIVFDRDRFSGVVQDLCYGCGRCLPICPSDLIYTRAYVSTPGAVAPLVLSTGVDALEIHTQVGRITEFKRLWQAIKPWLNRLKLIAISCPDGDGMIEYLWNLYRIIAPLSCPLIWQTDGRPMSGDIGDGTTLAAVKLGQKVLAAGLPGYVQLAGGTNDYTVAKLKAIGLIKGSEVKGQKSGKDNNPLSLKSNHHSLTNNHPYISGIAYGSYARVLLSPILEQLEHTPMNQATVVPSTRLEDNQELLWQAVKLANSLVSQLKSM, from the coding sequence GTGACTGATTTGTATAAACCTCTATGCTCCTTGAAAGAAGGTCACTGGTTTAAGTTGATCTGCGGAGCTAGCTTTCAACATCTACCTGCGGTTAGAAATTTAACATTAGCTTACACGTTGGCTGGCGCGGACTGTATTGACGTAGCCGCCGATCCTGCTGTTATTGCAGCAGCGCAAGAAGCGTTAGCCGTTGCGAAATCGTTAGCCAGTGATGCTCAGCAGCGAGGTTTTGCTTACCAAAGTCGCCCGTGGTTAATGGTGAGCTTAAATGATGGAGAAGACCCACATTTTCGCAAAGCAGAATTTAACCCACAAGCGTGTCCAGTAGCGTGTCCTCGACCGTGTGAAAAGATTTGCCCCGCGCAAGCTATTGTATTTGACCGCGATCGCTTTTCTGGCGTGGTACAGGATCTGTGTTATGGCTGCGGTCGTTGTTTGCCGATTTGTCCTAGCGATCTCATCTACACGCGCGCGTACGTTTCTACACCAGGTGCGGTCGCGCCGTTAGTTTTATCCACTGGCGTAGATGCACTAGAAATTCACACGCAAGTAGGACGAATCACTGAATTTAAAAGACTATGGCAAGCAATCAAACCGTGGCTTAACAGGTTAAAGTTAATAGCAATTAGCTGTCCTGATGGAGACGGCATGATTGAATACTTGTGGAACTTGTATCGCATCATCGCACCGCTTTCCTGTCCGTTGATTTGGCAAACCGACGGACGACCAATGAGCGGTGATATTGGTGATGGTACAACCTTAGCTGCGGTCAAACTTGGACAAAAGGTACTCGCAGCCGGATTGCCAGGATATGTACAGTTAGCTGGAGGAACGAATGATTACACCGTTGCGAAGTTGAAAGCGATCGGACTTATAAAGGGGTCAGAAGTCAAGGGTCAGAAGTCAGGGAAGGATAATAATCCTCTTTCCTTAAAATCTAACCACCATTCACTCACTAATAACCACCCATATATATCTGGTATTGCTTACGGTAGTTACGCTCGCGTCTTACTTTCACCTATCTTAGAGCAATTAGAACATACGCCTATGAATCAAGCTACTGTAGTGCCATCAACTCGTTTAGAAGACAACCAAGAATTACTTTGGCAGGCTGTTAAGCTAGCAAATTCTTTGGTTTCTCAGCTAAAGTCAATGTAA
- a CDS encoding R3H domain-containing nucleic acid-binding protein: MPNTDDLQKLLDILPLEIRQALEYHPLRDSLVEVVMDLGRLPEARFPNQAEYLSDTPISQEQLNECIQRVGEFGGDNRAGIEKTLHRISAIRNRTGKIIGLTCRVGRAVYGTIGMIRDLVETGRSILMLGRPGVGKTTALREIARVLADELNKRVVIIDTSNEIAGDGDVAHPAIGRARRMQVARPELQHQVMIEAVENHMPEVIVIDEIGTELEAMAARTIAERGVQLVGTAHGNQIENLIKNPTLSDLVGGIQAVTLGDDEARRRRSQKTVLERKAPPTFEIAVEMLERQRWVVHESVADTVDSLLRGHQPSPQVRTVDDAGKVTVTRQQPVSVRGMTDEKQDSRTAALNSSPAPIIQSNGWRASGQMLPLPRHAKEQEAGVNEFERLLDQSLALPNSFGYSAQTTAGPNGEDLPLHIYPYGVSRHQLEQVIQVLNLPVVLTKDIDSADAILALRSHVKNHSKLRHIAKVRQVPIHMIKASTIPQITRTLRRMLDMDEPLTTDERELSLFAQGGSEDEIDALEEARLAVEQIVIPKGQPVELLPRSPKVRKMQHELVEHYRLKSNSFGEEPNRRLRIYPA; this comes from the coding sequence ATGCCCAATACAGACGATCTGCAAAAATTGCTAGATATTTTGCCGTTAGAGATTCGACAAGCTTTAGAGTACCACCCTTTAAGGGATAGTTTGGTGGAAGTAGTTATGGATTTGGGACGTCTTCCCGAAGCTCGCTTCCCAAATCAAGCTGAGTATCTTTCCGATACCCCTATTTCGCAGGAACAACTTAACGAGTGTATCCAGCGTGTTGGAGAATTCGGAGGAGATAACCGCGCAGGAATTGAAAAAACATTACACCGCATTAGTGCCATCCGTAACCGTACAGGAAAAATTATCGGCTTAACCTGTCGTGTTGGTCGCGCGGTCTACGGCACAATCGGCATGATCCGCGATTTGGTAGAAACGGGTAGATCAATTTTAATGCTCGGTCGTCCTGGCGTCGGTAAAACGACTGCATTACGCGAAATAGCGCGGGTTTTAGCAGATGAACTTAATAAACGAGTTGTCATTATTGACACCTCGAATGAAATTGCCGGAGATGGAGACGTTGCTCATCCAGCTATTGGTCGCGCCCGTCGGATGCAAGTCGCACGTCCTGAACTGCAACATCAAGTAATGATTGAGGCGGTGGAAAACCACATGCCCGAAGTTATCGTTATTGATGAAATCGGTACGGAACTTGAAGCTATGGCAGCGCGGACGATCGCAGAACGCGGCGTACAGTTAGTCGGAACAGCGCACGGCAATCAAATTGAAAACTTAATCAAAAACCCAACGCTATCAGACTTAGTTGGGGGAATTCAAGCTGTTACATTAGGCGACGACGAAGCCCGACGGCGACGCAGCCAAAAAACCGTTCTAGAACGTAAAGCACCACCGACATTTGAAATTGCGGTAGAAATGCTCGAACGTCAACGCTGGGTTGTTCATGAAAGTGTCGCTGATACTGTAGATAGTCTCTTACGCGGACATCAACCCAGCCCCCAAGTGCGTACTGTAGATGATGCAGGTAAAGTCACGGTAACTCGTCAGCAACCTGTATCAGTTAGAGGGATGACCGACGAGAAGCAAGACTCTAGAACCGCTGCGTTAAATTCCTCCCCAGCACCGATAATCCAATCAAATGGTTGGCGGGCATCAGGGCAAATGTTACCACTACCGCGCCACGCTAAAGAGCAAGAAGCAGGAGTTAATGAATTTGAGCGACTTCTCGACCAATCGCTTGCTTTGCCCAATTCCTTTGGCTATAGCGCGCAAACTACTGCCGGACCCAACGGGGAAGATTTACCTCTGCATATCTATCCTTATGGCGTCAGTCGTCATCAGTTAGAACAAGTGATTCAGGTATTGAATTTACCTGTGGTCTTGACAAAAGACATCGATAGTGCTGATGCCATTTTGGCATTGCGATCGCACGTTAAAAATCACTCAAAGCTGCGTCACATTGCAAAAGTGCGGCAAGTGCCCATTCACATGATTAAAGCCAGCACCATTCCCCAAATTACGCGGACGCTGCGCCGAATGTTGGACATGGACGAACCACTCACAACTGACGAGCGCGAACTCAGTTTATTTGCCCAAGGAGGTAGCGAAGACGAAATCGATGCTTTAGAAGAAGCACGGCTAGCGGTTGAACAAATTGTCATTCCCAAAGGACAACCTGTCGAATTATTGCCGCGATCGCCCAAAGTCCGCAAGATGCAACACGAACTGGTCGAACACTATCGCTTAAAATCCAATAGCTTTGGCGAAGAACCCAATCGCCGCTTGCGGATTTATCCAGCTTGA
- a CDS encoding HAD family hydrolase has protein sequence MIAQPTILALDFDGVICNGLNEYFETAWRTYCEIWSRTDKTPPNDLATKFYRLRPVIETGWEMPVLIAALLSGVTEDKILREWNAIARAILQKNQLQSATIAHKLDSLRDRWIRDDLASWLNLHSFYPGVIAKLNSWLNSPLQVFIVTTKEGRFVRQLLAQQGIQLSENSVFGKENKRPKYEILYELITAAKTLPVSLWFVEDRMKTLEIVAQQANLDAVKLYLADWGYNTSNERQAAQNHDRIRLLSLAQFTDDFSTWG, from the coding sequence ATGATCGCACAACCAACGATTCTTGCACTTGATTTTGATGGAGTCATTTGCAATGGGCTAAACGAATATTTTGAGACAGCTTGGCGTACCTATTGTGAGATTTGGTCGCGGACAGACAAAACGCCACCAAATGATTTAGCCACAAAGTTTTATCGGTTGCGCCCTGTTATTGAAACTGGTTGGGAAATGCCAGTACTCATCGCCGCTTTGTTATCAGGAGTTACAGAAGACAAGATTTTGCGCGAGTGGAATGCGATCGCGCGCGCTATTTTGCAGAAAAATCAGCTTCAATCTGCCACCATTGCCCATAAACTCGATTCGTTGCGCGATCGATGGATTCGCGATGATTTAGCAAGTTGGCTAAATTTGCATAGTTTTTACCCTGGTGTTATTGCAAAGCTCAACTCTTGGCTGAATAGCCCGCTCCAAGTATTTATTGTAACGACCAAAGAAGGACGGTTTGTGCGGCAACTCCTTGCGCAACAAGGAATTCAACTATCAGAAAATTCAGTTTTTGGAAAAGAAAACAAGCGCCCCAAGTATGAAATCTTGTACGAGCTAATCACTGCGGCAAAAACATTACCGGTTAGCCTGTGGTTTGTCGAAGATCGGATGAAAACGCTAGAAATCGTCGCCCAGCAGGCAAATCTAGACGCGGTAAAACTATATTTAGCCGACTGGGGCTATAACACAAGCAATGAACGACAAGCTGCTCAGAATCACGATCGCATTCGACTCTTATCACTCGCCCAGTTTACTGATGATTTTTCAACTTGGGGTTAA
- a CDS encoding DNA double-strand break repair nuclease NurA, with amino-acid sequence MLDLTKLAKAMQGISQHLTLEAAANRQRVELAEELFADACARQAELVQQQQKWRDRILFSIATPVEPLDAALDIPIPPAVHTVIATDGSQIAPNQHEIAYCYLLNIGRVILYYGQNRQPLLDSLPEVFYRPEDLYISRQWGIRTEEWMGYCRTASEATILAELALVEARGEGGGVRNGKEVSSSVPCLAMVDGSLIYWFLEQLPLEARDRILPPILDAWDQLKKAGIPIMGYLSASRSGEAINFLRLQACPHENPDCVTYCPNLVVEKAPCQMLDPLRDIALWTFTLKPGQRSTLWRSSHRILDLYGCHTVYFCYVHVGTEIARVEIPAWVAEDSALLDRSLSLMLAQVQKGYGYPVALAEAHNQAVVRGGDRARFFALLEQQMIKAGLRNVGISYKEARKRGSIA; translated from the coding sequence ATGCTCGACTTAACAAAACTCGCAAAAGCGATGCAAGGTATTAGCCAGCATCTTACTTTAGAGGCAGCTGCCAATCGCCAGCGTGTAGAACTAGCTGAAGAGTTATTTGCAGATGCGTGCGCGCGGCAAGCCGAACTAGTTCAACAACAGCAGAAATGGCGCGATCGCATTCTGTTTAGTATTGCCACACCCGTTGAACCGCTCGATGCTGCACTTGATATTCCCATTCCACCAGCAGTTCATACTGTGATTGCAACAGATGGCTCGCAGATTGCCCCCAATCAGCACGAAATTGCTTACTGCTACCTCCTCAATATTGGGCGCGTTATCTTGTACTACGGGCAAAATCGGCAACCATTACTCGATAGCCTACCCGAAGTGTTTTATCGCCCTGAAGACTTATACATTTCGCGTCAGTGGGGAATTCGTACCGAAGAATGGATGGGATATTGCCGTACTGCGTCGGAAGCCACGATTTTGGCAGAATTAGCTCTTGTAGAAGCGAGGGGTGAGGGAGGAGGGGTAAGGAATGGAAAAGAGGTATCATCTTCAGTACCATGCTTGGCAATGGTTGATGGTTCGCTGATTTATTGGTTTTTAGAGCAATTACCCTTAGAAGCACGCGATCGCATTTTACCGCCGATTCTAGACGCTTGGGATCAGCTCAAAAAGGCAGGAATCCCCATTATGGGCTACCTTAGTGCTTCGCGTAGCGGAGAAGCAATTAACTTCTTACGCCTACAAGCGTGTCCGCACGAAAATCCTGACTGCGTAACCTACTGCCCGAATTTAGTTGTCGAAAAAGCCCCGTGTCAGATGCTCGATCCCCTACGCGATATTGCACTGTGGACATTCACTCTGAAGCCAGGACAACGCAGTACCTTGTGGCGCAGTTCGCACCGCATACTCGATCTATACGGTTGCCATACGGTTTATTTTTGCTACGTTCATGTAGGAACAGAAATCGCCCGTGTAGAAATCCCCGCTTGGGTAGCAGAAGATTCAGCGTTGCTCGATCGATCGCTGAGCTTGATGTTGGCACAAGTACAAAAAGGTTACGGCTATCCTGTTGCACTTGCCGAGGCACACAATCAAGCTGTCGTTCGCGGTGGCGATCGCGCGCGTTTCTTTGCCTTACTCGAACAACAAATGATTAAAGCTGGTTTACGTAATGTCGGAATTTCCTATAAAGAAGCCCGAAAACGCGGCAGCATTGCTTAA
- the xseB gene encoding exodeoxyribonuclease VII small subunit, which translates to MGRRSKVVNSDAVDATLQADWNYEAKVAEVERIIAQIEAGELELEEVFEQFTAAVEYLRQCETFLQQRQQQVDLLIETLSDEPV; encoded by the coding sequence ATGGGTAGACGTAGTAAAGTTGTTAATTCTGACGCTGTAGATGCAACGCTTCAAGCAGATTGGAATTATGAAGCTAAGGTTGCAGAAGTTGAAAGAATTATTGCTCAAATCGAAGCTGGCGAGTTGGAACTAGAAGAAGTCTTTGAGCAATTTACAGCAGCTGTTGAGTATTTACGGCAATGCGAAACTTTTCTCCAACAACGGCAGCAGCAAGTTGATTTGTTAATCGAAACGTTAAGTGATGAACCCGTGTAG
- the xseA gene encoding exodeoxyribonuclease VII large subunit, whose product MTFYQADLVIDTAISVAGLTAYIQALLEEDAQLSHVWVVGEVSSAHKHPKGLFFTLQDSEGKAAINCVVWHSQIEKLAQIPERGEQVIVLGSLRLYPQRGQYQLTVWQVLPAGDGLQALRYRQLRNRLEAEGLFAIERKRSLPTHPHAVAVVTSSAGAAWGDIQKTLRSRYPGLRVLFSPALVQGEQAPSSIARAIARVEADGRAEVLILARGGGAVEELACFNDERVVRAIAQCSIPVITGIGHQRDESLADLVADVCVHTPTAAAERVVPQLRELYLAHRQRVTTLHAVVYQQLKNAENQLLEFKVSLRHLRLEEKILQQRQLLTSKRQQLIARTKQQLQQATLHCQFLEQKLATLDPRAVIKRGYALVRQEQGAIARHASDIAVGQKLFIQLSEGQVQAEVTEIIDESIK is encoded by the coding sequence ATGACTTTTTATCAAGCTGATTTAGTAATAGATACCGCGATTTCTGTAGCTGGATTAACTGCGTATATTCAGGCGTTATTAGAAGAAGATGCGCAGTTAAGTCACGTTTGGGTGGTTGGCGAAGTTTCTAGCGCTCATAAGCATCCTAAGGGGTTATTTTTTACGTTGCAAGATTCCGAAGGTAAAGCTGCGATTAACTGTGTGGTGTGGCACAGTCAAATCGAGAAACTTGCCCAGATCCCTGAACGTGGAGAACAGGTAATTGTTTTGGGAAGTTTGCGGCTATATCCACAACGAGGACAGTATCAGTTAACAGTGTGGCAAGTCTTACCCGCAGGGGATGGTTTACAGGCTTTACGTTATCGCCAACTACGCAACCGCTTAGAAGCTGAAGGACTATTTGCGATTGAACGCAAGCGATCGCTGCCAACTCATCCGCACGCGGTTGCAGTTGTCACTTCCAGTGCGGGTGCTGCTTGGGGTGATATTCAAAAAACGCTGCGCAGTCGTTACCCAGGGTTACGCGTGTTGTTCTCTCCAGCTTTAGTACAAGGCGAACAAGCACCAAGTTCAATCGCAAGAGCGATCGCGCGCGTCGAAGCCGATGGTAGAGCAGAAGTCTTAATTTTGGCGCGGGGGGGTGGTGCAGTCGAAGAATTAGCTTGCTTTAACGACGAACGAGTCGTCAGGGCGATCGCGCAATGCTCGATTCCTGTGATTACGGGTATTGGTCATCAACGCGATGAATCATTAGCTGACTTGGTCGCCGATGTTTGCGTTCATACTCCTACCGCCGCCGCTGAACGCGTTGTTCCCCAATTGCGAGAACTTTATCTTGCACACCGGCAAAGAGTAACAACTTTGCATGCGGTAGTATACCAGCAGTTAAAGAACGCAGAAAATCAGCTACTAGAATTCAAAGTCTCTTTACGGCATTTGCGTTTGGAGGAAAAAATTCTCCAACAAAGGCAGTTACTCACCTCAAAGCGCCAACAACTTATTGCTCGAACCAAGCAGCAATTACAGCAAGCAACGCTACACTGCCAGTTTTTAGAGCAGAAGTTAGCTACGCTTGATCCTAGGGCAGTCATCAAGCGAGGGTATGCCTTAGTGAGACAAGAGCAAGGAGCGATCGCGCGTCATGCTAGTGATATAGCTGTCGGGCAAAAACTATTTATTCAATTGAGCGAAGGTCAAGTCCAAGCCGAAGTGACAGAAATCATCGATGAAAGTATTAAGTAA
- the recA gene encoding recombinase RecA translates to MAIDTTDTSGKQKALNLVLNQIERSFGKGAIMRLGDATRMRVETIPTGALTLDLALGGGLPKGRVIEIYGPESSGKTTVALHAVAEVQKNGGVAAFVDAEHALDPTYAAALGVDIANLLVSQPDTGEAALEIVDQLVRSAAVDIVVVDSVAALVPRAEIEGEMGDAHVGLQARLMSQALRKITGNIGKSGCTVIFLNQLRQKIGVTYGNPETTTGGNALKFYASVRLDIRRIQTLKKGTEEFGNRVKVKVAKNKVAPPFRVAEFDIVFGKGVSTLGCVIDLAEETGVVVRKGAWYSYNGDNIAQGRDNAIKYLEENSELAEQIQQQVREKLEMGAVVSANSVSSSAEEEDLEVDE, encoded by the coding sequence ATGGCTATTGATACAACTGATACATCCGGAAAGCAAAAAGCCCTGAACTTGGTGTTAAACCAAATTGAACGCAGCTTTGGCAAAGGGGCTATTATGCGTCTTGGAGACGCCACTCGGATGCGGGTGGAAACAATTCCTACAGGCGCATTAACCCTTGATTTAGCTTTGGGCGGCGGTTTACCCAAAGGGCGAGTCATCGAAATATATGGTCCAGAGAGTTCTGGTAAAACGACAGTAGCGCTGCACGCGGTTGCAGAAGTGCAAAAAAATGGTGGTGTCGCAGCATTTGTTGATGCTGAACACGCTCTCGATCCTACCTACGCTGCTGCCTTGGGAGTTGACATTGCCAACTTACTAGTTTCTCAACCCGACACAGGGGAAGCGGCTTTAGAAATTGTCGATCAGCTTGTCCGCTCGGCGGCTGTAGATATCGTCGTAGTAGACTCAGTAGCGGCACTTGTCCCCCGTGCTGAAATTGAAGGCGAAATGGGTGATGCGCACGTTGGTCTTCAAGCACGTTTGATGAGCCAGGCGTTGAGAAAAATTACAGGTAATATTGGGAAATCCGGTTGTACTGTTATATTTCTCAACCAGTTGCGCCAAAAGATCGGCGTAACTTATGGCAACCCAGAAACAACGACTGGTGGTAACGCGCTGAAGTTTTATGCTTCAGTGAGACTTGACATTCGCCGCATTCAAACCCTGAAAAAGGGGACTGAAGAGTTTGGTAATCGCGTCAAAGTTAAAGTTGCCAAAAATAAAGTGGCTCCACCTTTTAGAGTGGCAGAATTTGACATTGTATTTGGTAAAGGTGTTTCAACTTTAGGCTGTGTAATTGACCTAGCTGAGGAAACTGGTGTCGTAGTCCGCAAAGGCGCCTGGTACAGCTACAACGGTGATAACATTGCGCAAGGTCGCGATAATGCCATCAAATACTTAGAAGAAAATTCTGAACTCGCTGAGCAAATTCAACAGCAAGTACGCGAGAAACTAGAAATGGGTGCCGTTGTTTCTGCAAATTCAGTTTCTTCGTCAGCAGAAGAAGAGGATTTAGAAGTTGACGAATAG
- a CDS encoding DUF1815 family protein: MFLRLAEQHRQYVQDLVMNLQALAIVLERRGYPASCYTCGGQMSSASFMVSLGNNHLIRFLVSDYGITWTEMRDDRELMKLEGAEAISQLQELANLIKNFVPPSESPTLVSKNV; this comes from the coding sequence GTGTTTCTCAGACTAGCAGAACAACACCGACAATATGTCCAGGATCTCGTGATGAATCTACAAGCTTTGGCAATCGTGTTAGAGCGACGTGGATATCCCGCATCATGTTATACCTGCGGTGGACAAATGAGTAGTGCCTCATTTATGGTTAGCTTAGGAAATAACCATTTAATTCGGTTTCTCGTGTCCGATTATGGCATCACCTGGACCGAGATGCGCGACGATCGGGAACTAATGAAGTTAGAGGGTGCCGAAGCAATTAGTCAGTTACAAGAACTTGCTAATTTAATTAAAAACTTTGTTCCCCCTAGTGAATCACCAACATTAGTCAGCAAAAACGTCTAA
- a CDS encoding DUF2839 domain-containing protein, protein MGEAKRRKAALGENYGKEAQILPWLPITKSQAQQFSKWSNRGAWLGIGFLVIWWVTVRFIGPAFGWWQVT, encoded by the coding sequence ATGGGCGAAGCAAAGCGTCGTAAAGCAGCATTAGGCGAAAACTACGGTAAAGAAGCTCAAATCCTGCCATGGCTTCCTATTACCAAAAGCCAAGCCCAACAATTTTCCAAATGGAGCAATCGCGGTGCTTGGCTTGGCATTGGCTTTCTTGTCATTTGGTGGGTCACCGTTCGGTTTATTGGTCCCGCCTTTGGCTGGTGGCAAGTAACTTAA